One region of Parambassis ranga chromosome 12, fParRan2.1, whole genome shotgun sequence genomic DNA includes:
- the trim69 gene encoding E3 ubiquitin-protein ligase TRIM69, translating into MSKNQKEVKKIQSVYLQNLEKLNQGIKPDKKSWKPKEGDFAVQTAMEKLRQPPIAGQVTKSSAHRISRDLTCSICLDLFKQPVSLPCDHTFCLGCIEGYWAGPRGPVQGGTGSCPQCRKVYPGQSYRPNRIVANIVESYCQGLEETGPGACLADSGPTERTPAPVPRCNRHREELKMYCEEDQELVCLVCGLSQEHRNHTMMCVQEAEHKYRASLNSSMDSLKAELNTALQCDREAEEEVKKLKEHTADLKQRIEAQFSDLHQFLYQEEKLLQVKLKTEERRELIRLDEHKALLCVEISRLQRAVHEIEDKLKEQNPFTLLRSIKALLQRPLLKFEKPVFTSPSLCEGRFAGPLQYRVWKSMKGSIYPVPAAITFNSSTANPWLSLTSSLTCVRYQTFNHTVQDNPYRFNAALSLLGSQGFTHGRHYWEIEVYSSTVWTVGVARESVPRKGVIKALPANGFWTLSLSYGIQYMAGTSPPTVLSLEEPLARIGVYLDYKRGLVSFYNAECMTHLYTFRETFTETLYPYFNLGFLDKVHENEPLKVFLPKI; encoded by the exons ATGAGCAAGAATCAGAAAGAAGTGAAGAAAATCCAGTCAGTTTATCTGCAGAACTTGGAAAAACTGAACCAGGGGATAAAGCCAGACAAAAAAAGTTGGAAGCCTAAAGAAGGAGACTTTGCTGTGCAAACAGCAATGGAAAAGCTGCGACAGCCTCCCATAGCTGGACAAGTCACCAAAAGCTCAGCTCACAGAATAAGCAGAGACCTGACCTGCTCCATCTGCTTGGATCTCTTCAAGCAGCCGGTGTCTTTACCCTGTGATCACACCTTCTGCCTGGGTTGCATTGAGGGCTACTGGGCAGGACCACGGGGCCCTGTGCAGGGAGGCACAGGCTCCTGCCCTCAGTGCAGAAAAGTGTACCCCGGACAGAGCTACAGGCCCAATCGCATTGTTGCCAACATAGTAGAGAGTTATTGTCAAGGTCTGGAGGAGACCGGACCAGGAGCGTGCTTGGCAGACAGCGGGCCGACAGAGAGGACTCCTGCACCAGTCCCACGCTGCAACAGGCACAGGGAAGAGCTGAAGATGTACTGTGAAGAGGACCAGGAGCTGGTGTGTCTGGTGTGCGGTCTGTCCCAGGAGCACAGAAATCATACCAtgatgtgtgtgcaggaggctGAACACAAGTACAGG GCGTCTCTAAACAGCTCAATGGACTCGTTAAAAGCGGAGCTCAACACGGCCCTGCAGTGTgacagggaggctgaggaggaggttAAAAAACTTAAG gaacacacagctgatctAAAGCAGCGCATTGAGGCCCAATTCAGCGACCTGCACCAGTTCCTGTACcaggaggagaagctgctgcaggtaaAGCTGAAGACGGAGGAGCGGAGAGAGCTGATCCGTCTGGATGAGCACAAggccctgctgtgtgtggagaTATCCCGTCTGCAGCGGGCTGTCCACGAGATAGAGGACAAGCTGAAAGAGCAGAACCCCTTCACTCTGCTCAGG AGCATCAAAGCGCTGCTCCAGAG GCCTTTGCTGAAGTTTGAGAAACCTGTGTTTACATCACCCAGTCTGTGTGAGGGCCGGTTTGCAGGACCCCTGCAGTACAGAGTGTGGAAATCCATGAAGGGAAGCATCTATCCAG TTCCAGCAGCCATTACATTTAATTCCAGCACAGCTAACCCTTGGCTCAGCCTGACCTCCTCCCTCACCTGCGTTCGCTACCAGACCTTTAATCACACTGTGCAGGACAACCCCTACAGGTTCAACGCTGCCCTGTCACTGCTTGGAAGCCAGGGTTTCACCCATGGGCGACACTACTGGGAGATTGAAGTCTACAGCAGCACGGTCTGGACAGTGGGGGTGGCCAGGGAGTCAGTGCCCAGAAAGGGAGTCATCAAGGCCCTGCCAGCCAACGGCTTCTggactctctccctctcttacGGCATTCAGTACATGGCTGGCACATCCCCTCCAACTGTCCTGTCTCTGGAGGAACCGCTGGCCAGGATTGGCGTGTACCTGGACTACAAGAGGGGCCTGGTGTCCTTTTACAATGCAGAGTGCATGACACACCTCTACACCTTCAGGGAGACCTTCACCGAGACACTGTACCCTTACTTCAACTTAGGTTTCCTGGATAAAGTGCATGAAAATGAGCCTCTCAAAGTTTTCTTACCAAAGATTTAA